A segment of the Lactobacillus sp. ESL0700 genome:
GACCGGTGACGGTGTAAACGATGCCCCAAGTCTGAAGCAAGCCGATATTGGGATTGGCATGGGGATTACTGGTACAGAAGTTTCTAAGGGTGCCAGTGACATGATTCTGGCTGATGATAACTTTGCCACAATCGTTGAAGCGGTCAAGCAGGGGCGGAAAGTCTTTAGCAATATTCAGAAGGCAATTTTGTACCTCATGAGTTGTAATGTCGGCGAAGTCTTAACCGTCTTTATGATGACGATGCTAGGCTGGGATATTTTAGCTCCTGTGCAATTATTGTGGATTAATCTGGTAACTGACACGCTGCCAGCAATTGCATTGGGACTTGAACCAGTTGAAAAAGGCATTATGAACAGGCGCCCGCGGGGTAAAAGATCGACGTTCTTTAGTGGCGGGGTAGCCAGCTCCATTATTTATCAGGGTATTTTAGAAGGAATTCTGGTGCTGACAACTTACCAATTAGGACTTAACTTTGGCCCGCATCTTGGTAATAGCAGTTTGCAGCACGGGGATGCATTAACGATGGCCTTTTTGACCCTGGGACTAATCCAATTGTTCCATGCCTTTAACTCCAAGTACATTCACCGGTCAATCTTTACTAAGCAAACATTTGCTAATAAGTGGTTTAACTGGGCAATATTAATCTCTGCCGTAGTAATGGCAGCAGTAGAACTACCATTTATGACCAAGTTCTTTGATGTAACTGAATTAAATGGTGTGCAGTGGCTGATTGTTTTACTAGCCGGTGTTTGCATGATTGTAATTGTGGAAATTGTAAAATTCTGTGAACGGAGATTGGGTGAGAAATAATGACAGAAGCAGATTTACAAAGAACAAAAATTATTAAAGATTACTTTGCTTCTTGGGTTAAACGAGATTTTACTCAGGTACCAGAATGGTTTAGTCCAGAAATATTTTATCGTGAATGTTATGGTGCCACATATCAGGGTCTACATGAGTTGATCGTTTGGTTAGCTGCCAGCTTGCCTAAGCAGACCGTCTTGGAATGGCGCATTGACGACATTGAAATCACAAATAAAAATAAATTCGTTGTGACGTGGTTCTTCCATGCTAAAGACGAAAAAGAGTATGCCTTTGATGGTGTTTCACTAATTGAATTTAAGGGTAACAAAATTATTAAGGTTAGTGAGTATTCTGCAAAACACGAATTGACAAGACCATATAAAAATCACTAAAGTCATTGATTTAAATTGTTAATTTGCTAAAATTTATCTTGTTAAATTGAAATTGACGTGTTTTTGGAGAAAAATGAGACATAAAATGATACATGAAGTTGGCATCGTTATGTTATTTCTGTTTATGCTTTTAACAGCAGTAGCAGGAATTATGAATGTTATTAAGCAAAAGCCAACGGGGTTGCAGTTGGCTTTAGATATTGGAATGGTAGTAGCAGGATTAATGGTATTTACGTACTTTATAGTGAGCTACAAAACATTCATGATTATAACTTTAATTGCTTGCATCATCATTGTGCTAGCAGCTATGCTTAACGGCTATTTAAATGGATCATTTCACCTTAGCCACCACATTATTAGAATAATTCTTATTGGCGTAATTTATATGCTGTTACTCGTAAAGTAACAAAAAAGATTGAAGGACTTAGTTCTTCAATCTTTTTAATTTCATTCGTTTTTGTATCATATCATTGATTTAAAATATCTAATACATCTTTTCTTATTCCATCGTATAAAAATGATGAAGAAACTTTTAATGGGTTTAAACCTCATAAGTCCTAAAGTTGGTTACTTTAGGCGTCATAAAAATCCTCTGTCGTAATGACATGGGATTTTAGTTTTATATAGAGTTTAAATGTTTTGATTAAAAAATTTAGATAGCTCATTGCTGTATTCAGGCATACCATTAATTTCGATTATTTTAATAAGCCAATGACAATTTTCTAAAAAACAATTTTGTGGCTGATAGTGATAAGCAATCATATTTTTAAGTAGGGAAATACAATTTTTGTAGAAGAAAACTTCAGGACTTGTTGGAATTATTTCTGCAGATTTTACAAAAAAATCTGTCTCATTATATTTGTTATTTTGAATACATAGAAAAAGAATATTTGCAATAACAACTAAAAGTGATTTTTTAATTTCGATATCTTTATTATTTTTAAACTGCTTAATTAGTTTATGCGCAATTATAATATTTTGATCAATATCATAAAGCAACATAAAATTACGATATAATTTTATGTATTTTTTGTCTAAAACACTTAAATCTAATAACAAATTTTTTATAAATTGCTTTGTATGACCATTTAAGCTGCTTAAGTCGTTATCTAATAAAGCAATGGAAGCTTCAGTAATTGCAATTTGTCTATCTTTATTAGTGATATTACTTTTTTTGATATCCAGTTTTATTTTTTCTAATTTTTTTTGGAATTTGAGTAATATGCATTATTGATAAGCTCATTAAATATTTGTTCTTGGTTATAGATTTGTTGGTCACTTTCATCCAATTCACTAAAAAAATTTATGACAGAAATATTATTGTAGTGAAGTAATTTTATTAGGTCTTCCGCAGAAAGATGATGAAGATCCTTTTCAATTCTTGTGTAATATGAACGACTAATAATGTTGCCAACCCATTTTTCCTGTGTCTTATGTTGTTGTGTACGATATTTTTTAAGTAATTTGCCAATAGTCATAAGTTTCTCCAAATTAAATAGTTCACTAATAAATGTATTATACAATATATGATTAAAGCTCAAAAATGAAGTTCATATTTGCACGTTCGTATTTGTAACAATAAAAAGATTCTTGAAAAATTTTTGTTATACTTCTTTATAAAAATTATTATCAAATAATGAAGGAACAATAAATTGACTTACTTGAATATTTTTATTTTGTCTTTCTTTGTTGTAGTTCTGACAATTCCAGTTTCCATAATTATAGCTAAAAAATTAAATTTCTTTGATTTCCCAATAGGTAGAAAAAAGCATGAAAATCCGACACCTCTACTTGCAGGGGTAAATATTTATACTTCATTTAGTATTTCTGTATTGATGGTTTCTCATAGTACTAAAAATATTAATTTGGTTTTATTATCTGGTATAATTCTCTTGATAGGCTTATATGATGATTATAAAAAAACAAAATGCCAAGATTTATCTGCTTTTAAAAAAGGTAGTCTTCAACTTTTAGTTGCTGGATTAACTTATTTAAGTGGTATAGGTATTCATTCAATAGTTTTGCCTTTTAGCAGGCTTAGAATTAGTTTTAGTCCAATTGTTAGTTTCTTTTTAACTATTATTTGGATATTTGGAATTATGACTGTAATAAACTTTAGTGATGGAATAGATGGTCTAGCTGCAACAATAGTTTTTATTTCGGCGATTACATTTTTTATTATTTTAATGATCAAAGGTTTTTATCTGGATTCATATTACTGTATGGCGCTTGCTGGATGTTGTTTAGGATATTTTATATACAATAAATATCCGGCTTCTATATTTATGGGTGATTGTGGTTCATCATTTTTAGGTTATATACTTGCAGTTATATCTTTAGATGGAATGCTGAAGCAAGCTTCAATTTCAACCATATTGGTTCCAATTGTTTGCTTGTCATTGCCAATATTTGATAATATTTTTGTCATTTTTTCTAGAATAAAGGACAAACAACCAATCTATATTGGTGATCGTAAACAACTTCATTACAGATTACTTGATAAGGGAATGTCTGTAAAAAAAGCATGGCTTTACTTGGTAATGTACTCCCTTTTGGCTTCATTTATAACATTGCTAATAATAATTTTTAAATAACAAAATATCCTTGTAAGAGTTACTTCTACAAGGATATTTTATTTAATATTGAGAAATTTCACTTCATTACTAATTCCGCAATCTTTTCTAAAAACTTCGCGTCAACTTCGTCAAAAGTTGAGAAATCATTGCTATCTAAATCTAAGACGGCAATTAATTGGTCATTTTTAATCATTGGGACGACAATTTCGGAATTAGTCGCGGCGTCGCAGGCAATATGCCCCGAAAAATTGTGGACATTAGGCACAATTTGCGTTTGCCGAGTTGCAGCTGCTGTGCCACAAACGCCCTTGCCCAGAGCAATGTGCATGCAAGCAACTGGACCTTGGAATGGCCCCAATATTAATTCATCATTTTGATAGCGATAAAAGCCGGCATAACTAACATGGGGCAGACTACTAAACAATAGGGCACTAATGTTACTCATGTTGGCAATTAAGTCATGTTCATTTTCTAGCAGGCTTTGTGCTTGCTGCAAGATTAAGTTGTAATTTTCTGTTTTTGTCATTAAAAGTTCTCCTTAAATAATAGTTTAAACCAACTTTTTAAAATTGAAAGTGCTAACAAACTTACATCAAAATTTTTCTTTTGGTAATCTAAATAAGTCGCTCTCCGCTAGAGCGAAATTAGGAGGAGTTTTTTAATGAAGAAAATGGACGCAATTGTTAAAGTCCACAGGCCATGGCTTGTAATGTCAAGCATGTTAATTGGGGCATTTGTGGGGATGTTATCTGAAACATCACTCAATATTGCTTTGCCACAATTAATGCAGGCATTCAGCGTTGGCGCGAGTCAAGTACAACTCTTAGTTACAGGATACATGCTAGTAATTGGGATTATTTTACCTTTTTCTAGTATTTTAACTAAATGGTTTACAACTAGACAGATTGTTATTTTCGGTCTAGTAGCTTTTATTATTGGTGCGATAGTTTCTGCAACAGCGCAGAGCTTTGCAATTTTACTAACAGGTAGAATGATTCAGGGACTCGGTACCGGTTTGATATTGCCACTAATGTTTACTGTGGCAATGTTAATTTTCCCACCGCAAAAGTTAGGTGCAGCCATGGGTGTGTGTGCATTAGTTATCATGCTGGCACCAGCCATCGGCCCAACTTTAACGGGAATTATTTTAGGTGCATTTACTTGGAACTTTGTTTTCTGGTTATTTGTTCCGTTCTTAGTAATTGCTTTAGTTTTAGCAATTTTTGCTTTGAAAAACGTGGGTCAAATTACCAAGCCCCACGTTGATCTTTTATCAGTAATTGAATCAGTTGTTGGCTTTTCTGCCTTAGTAATGGGTGTTAGCCTGGCAAGTGGTTTAGGCTGGAGCTCACCAATTGTTTTAGGATTATTGGTAGTTGGAATCGTTGTTTTGGTTTTGTATGCCAGAAGACAACTAAACTTAACAGTACCAGTTTTGAATTTACACGTATTTAATAAACGGGCCTTTGCCCTTGGTGCAATCAGCGTCATGCTTGATTTTGCCATTATCTTGTCAGCAATGTACCTCTTACCACAATACTTGCAACGAGGTCTATCACTGCCAGTTGCATTAACTGGAATGATCATGCTTCCAGGAGGCATTATCAACGCAGTTGTATCAGCATTTGCTGGACGGTTGTATGATTCGTTTGGTGCTAAGAAACCTGCAGTTGCTGGTTTCATCATTGCATTAATCGGAATCGTAATGTTGATTTTCTCAAATGACAAGTCATCACTAGCATACGTAGTTGCTGCCCACATTGTCCTGATGATTGGTTGTCCGTTAGCAATGTCACCTGCACAAACTCATGCTTTGAACGCATTGCAAGGACCAGAATCAGCTGATGGTAGTACCATTTTGAACACAATGCAACAGATTGTCGGTGCCTTGGCAACAGCGCTGTCAACTAGCTTCTTAAGTTTAGGACAAGCTGCTTATCAAGGTAGTAGTCATGCCGCTGCCTTTACTAATGGTGTACATTATGGTTTGTACTTTACATTAGTCTTGACAATTATCGGCATTATTATTGCCTTTAATTTTGGTGCCAGAACACCTAGTCATGATATTGAAGCCTAGTTAAGCTAAGTTAATATAACCCAAAAGATCATCACATCTTTTCTAAATTATTTTAGAAAATTTGCTGGTGGTCTTTTTTTGCTC
Coding sequences within it:
- a CDS encoding GAF domain-containing protein, which codes for MTKTENYNLILQQAQSLLENEHDLIANMSNISALLFSSLPHVSYAGFYRYQNDELILGPFQGPVACMHIALGKGVCGTAAATRQTQIVPNVHNFSGHIACDAATNSEIVVPMIKNDQLIAVLDLDSNDFSTFDEVDAKFLEKIAELVMK
- a CDS encoding DHA2 family efflux MFS transporter permease subunit produces the protein MDAIVKVHRPWLVMSSMLIGAFVGMLSETSLNIALPQLMQAFSVGASQVQLLVTGYMLVIGIILPFSSILTKWFTTRQIVIFGLVAFIIGAIVSATAQSFAILLTGRMIQGLGTGLILPLMFTVAMLIFPPQKLGAAMGVCALVIMLAPAIGPTLTGIILGAFTWNFVFWLFVPFLVIALVLAIFALKNVGQITKPHVDLLSVIESVVGFSALVMGVSLASGLGWSSPIVLGLLVVGIVVLVLYARRQLNLTVPVLNLHVFNKRAFALGAISVMLDFAIILSAMYLLPQYLQRGLSLPVALTGMIMLPGGIINAVVSAFAGRLYDSFGAKKPAVAGFIIALIGIVMLIFSNDKSSLAYVVAAHIVLMIGCPLAMSPAQTHALNALQGPESADGSTILNTMQQIVGALATALSTSFLSLGQAAYQGSSHAAAFTNGVHYGLYFTLVLTIIGIIIAFNFGARTPSHDIEA
- a CDS encoding helix-turn-helix transcriptional regulator, whose translation is MTIGKLLKKYRTQQHKTQEKWVGNIISRSYYTRIEKDLHHLSAEDLIKLLHYNNISVINFFSELDESDQQIYNQEQIFNELINNAYYSNSKKN
- a CDS encoding nuclear transport factor 2 family protein, which translates into the protein MTEADLQRTKIIKDYFASWVKRDFTQVPEWFSPEIFYRECYGATYQGLHELIVWLAASLPKQTVLEWRIDDIEITNKNKFVVTWFFHAKDEKEYAFDGVSLIEFKGNKIIKVSEYSAKHELTRPYKNH
- a CDS encoding MraY family glycosyltransferase — translated: MTYLNIFILSFFVVVLTIPVSIIIAKKLNFFDFPIGRKKHENPTPLLAGVNIYTSFSISVLMVSHSTKNINLVLLSGIILLIGLYDDYKKTKCQDLSAFKKGSLQLLVAGLTYLSGIGIHSIVLPFSRLRISFSPIVSFFLTIIWIFGIMTVINFSDGIDGLAATIVFISAITFFIILMIKGFYLDSYYCMALAGCCLGYFIYNKYPASIFMGDCGSSFLGYILAVISLDGMLKQASISTILVPIVCLSLPIFDNIFVIFSRIKDKQPIYIGDRKQLHYRLLDKGMSVKKAWLYLVMYSLLASFITLLIIIFK